In Mycobacterium stomatepiae, the following are encoded in one genomic region:
- a CDS encoding MFS transporter produces the protein MPREVWILSWANIMIALGYGVVSPALPAFARTFGVSIKAVTFLVTVFSLSRLCFAPVSGLLAQRLGERRIYIGGLLVVAVSTTACAFSQTYWQLLLFRALSGVGSTMFYVSALGLMIHISPADARGRIAGLFTTSFMIGAVGGPAVGGLAAGWGLTAPFVVYGVAMLGVAVVLFYSLRNSALAAPPPPTRSTVTMRQALRVRAYRSALLSNFATGWSAFGLRIALVPLFLSDVMHCSVGVIGWALAAFAGGNAVAVVPSGYLSDRMGRRTLLIVGLTASGVATVWLGLASSLAAFMVAAFVSGATTGIFMSPLQASVADILGSEARAGLPVAAVQMVTDLGAIVGSMAVGWVAEQLNYGWGFTISGIVLVIAAFGWVVSPEPRPAPELLPSEAELDAA, from the coding sequence CTGCCGCGCGAAGTCTGGATCCTCAGCTGGGCGAATATCATGATCGCACTGGGCTACGGTGTTGTGTCGCCGGCGTTGCCGGCCTTTGCGCGGACGTTTGGGGTCAGCATCAAGGCCGTGACTTTCTTGGTCACGGTCTTTTCGTTGAGTCGGTTGTGTTTCGCACCGGTAAGCGGGTTACTCGCACAGCGGTTGGGTGAGCGGCGCATCTATATCGGCGGTTTGCTGGTCGTGGCAGTGTCGACCACCGCATGCGCGTTTTCCCAGACATACTGGCAACTGCTGCTCTTTCGTGCCCTCAGCGGTGTCGGGTCGACGATGTTCTATGTCTCGGCTTTGGGACTGATGATCCACATCAGCCCGGCCGACGCCCGCGGGCGGATCGCGGGCCTGTTCACCACCTCATTCATGATCGGGGCTGTCGGCGGGCCGGCGGTCGGCGGCCTGGCGGCGGGGTGGGGGTTGACCGCTCCGTTCGTCGTGTACGGCGTCGCAATGTTGGGCGTGGCGGTGGTGCTGTTCTACAGCCTGCGGAATTCGGCACTGGCCGCGCCGCCGCCCCCAACCCGATCAACCGTGACGATGCGACAAGCGCTGCGCGTTCGCGCCTATCGGTCGGCGCTGCTGTCCAATTTCGCAACGGGCTGGTCGGCGTTCGGGCTGCGCATCGCGCTGGTCCCGCTGTTCCTCTCCGACGTGATGCACTGCAGCGTCGGCGTCATCGGCTGGGCGCTCGCGGCGTTCGCGGGCGGTAATGCCGTTGCCGTCGTCCCCAGCGGCTACCTGTCGGACCGGATGGGGCGGCGCACGCTGTTGATCGTCGGCCTGACGGCCTCCGGGGTGGCGACCGTCTGGCTGGGCCTTGCGTCGTCGCTGGCGGCGTTTATGGTCGCGGCGTTTGTCAGCGGTGCTACGACGGGCATCTTCATGTCGCCGCTGCAGGCGTCGGTCGCCGACATCCTGGGCAGCGAGGCCCGCGCGGGCCTTCCGGTGGCGGCGGTGCAGATGGTGACGGATCTGGGCGCGATCGTCGGGTCCATGGCGGTCGGCTGGGTCGCCGAGCAGCTGAACTACGGCTGGGGCTTCACGATCAGCGGGATTGTGCTGGTGATCGCGGCCTTCGGGTGGGTGGTGTCGCCGGAACCGCGTCCGGCGCCGGAGCTCTTACCGTCTGAGGCCGAGCTCGATGCGGCCTGA
- the pgm gene encoding phosphoglucomutase (alpha-D-glucose-1,6-bisphosphate-dependent): protein MANPRAGQPAQPEDLVDLARLVTAYYTIQPDPDDVAQQVAFGTSGHRGSALVGAFNEAHIVAITQAIVEYRAAHGTTGPLFIGRDTHGLSAPAWVSALEVLAANDVVAMIDSADRYTPTPAVSHAILRYNRGRTDTLADGIVVTPSHNPPNDGGFKYNPPNGGPADTDATNAIAKRANEILRDGGAGVKRVPLARALKTAQRHDYMDAYVDDLPNVVDLDVIRKAAVRIGADPLGGASVDYWGAIAERHNLDLTVVNPLVDATWRFMTLDHDGKIRMDCSSPDAMAGLIANRDHYQIATGNDADSDRHGIVTPDAGLMNPNHYLAAAIDYLYTHRPAWPAGIAVGKTAVSSSIIDRVVAGIERKLVEVPVGFKWFVDGLIGGTIGFGGEESAGASFLRRDGSVWTTDKDGIILALLASEILAVTGSTPSQRYLELADKCGTPYYARLDAPADREQKARLAKLSPDEVAATELAGEPITAKLTAAPGNGAALGGLKVTTANAWFAARPSGTEDVYKIYAESFNGPEHLAEVQESAREVVNKVIG from the coding sequence ATGGCCAATCCGCGAGCCGGTCAGCCGGCCCAGCCCGAAGACCTCGTCGACTTAGCCCGTTTAGTCACGGCGTACTACACCATCCAACCCGACCCCGACGACGTTGCGCAGCAGGTGGCGTTCGGCACCTCGGGGCACCGCGGCTCGGCCCTGGTTGGCGCGTTCAACGAAGCCCACATCGTGGCGATCACCCAGGCGATCGTCGAGTACCGGGCCGCGCACGGCACCACCGGGCCGTTGTTCATCGGTCGGGATACGCATGGCCTCTCGGCGCCGGCGTGGGTGTCGGCGCTGGAGGTGCTGGCCGCCAACGATGTGGTCGCCATGATCGACTCGGCCGACCGTTACACGCCGACCCCGGCGGTCAGTCACGCCATCCTGCGCTACAACCGCGGCCGCACCGACACGCTGGCCGACGGGATCGTCGTGACACCGTCGCACAACCCGCCCAACGACGGTGGCTTCAAGTACAACCCGCCCAACGGTGGCCCGGCAGACACCGACGCGACCAACGCAATCGCCAAGCGCGCCAACGAGATTCTGCGTGACGGGGGCGCGGGGGTAAAGCGGGTTCCGTTGGCTCGCGCGCTGAAGACCGCCCAGCGCCACGATTACATGGACGCCTACGTCGACGACCTGCCGAACGTGGTCGACCTCGACGTGATCCGCAAGGCCGCGGTGCGGATCGGCGCCGACCCACTGGGCGGGGCCAGCGTGGATTACTGGGGTGCGATCGCCGAACGGCACAACCTCGACCTGACCGTGGTCAATCCGCTGGTCGACGCGACGTGGCGATTCATGACGCTCGACCACGACGGCAAGATCCGAATGGACTGCAGCTCCCCGGATGCGATGGCTGGGCTGATCGCTAACCGGGACCACTACCAGATCGCCACCGGCAATGACGCCGACTCGGACCGCCACGGCATCGTCACTCCGGACGCGGGGCTGATGAACCCGAACCACTATCTGGCCGCGGCGATCGACTACCTCTACACGCATCGGCCGGCCTGGCCGGCGGGCATCGCGGTCGGTAAGACGGCGGTCAGCTCGTCGATCATCGACCGGGTGGTCGCCGGCATCGAACGCAAACTCGTCGAGGTGCCCGTCGGGTTCAAGTGGTTCGTCGACGGCCTGATCGGCGGGACCATCGGCTTCGGCGGCGAGGAGTCGGCCGGGGCGTCGTTCCTGCGGCGCGACGGATCGGTGTGGACCACCGATAAGGACGGCATCATCCTCGCTCTGTTGGCGTCCGAGATCTTGGCCGTCACCGGGTCCACGCCGTCGCAGCGCTATCTTGAGCTGGCCGACAAGTGCGGCACGCCGTACTACGCGCGGCTCGACGCGCCCGCCGACCGTGAGCAAAAAGCCCGGCTCGCCAAGCTGTCACCGGACGAGGTGGCCGCCACGGAGCTGGCGGGAGAGCCGATCACCGCCAAGCTGACCGCCGCGCCTGGCAACGGCGCCGCACTGGGCGGACTGAAAGTGACGACGGCCAATGCATGGTTTGCTGCGCGACCTTCGGGAACCGAGGATGTCTACAAAATCTATGCGGAATCCTTCAACGGGCCAGAGCATTTGGCCGAGGTGCAGGAAAGTGCGCGCGAGGTAGTTAATAAAGTCATTGGGTGA
- the crcB gene encoding fluoride efflux transporter CrcB, whose protein sequence is MARPDYRESGAVFAGGAVGATARAALNTLAQPDPATWPWPTFVVNIVGAFVLGYATTRLLERLPLSSYRRPLLGTGFCGGLTTFSTMQVETLKMLEHGHWLLALAYTATSIVLGLLAVHLATVLVRRVRVRS, encoded by the coding sequence GTGGCACGACCTGACTATCGCGAGTCGGGCGCGGTCTTCGCCGGTGGAGCGGTGGGTGCGACGGCCCGCGCGGCGCTCAACACGCTCGCGCAGCCAGACCCGGCGACCTGGCCGTGGCCGACATTCGTCGTCAACATCGTCGGCGCCTTTGTACTGGGCTATGCCACCACTCGGCTGCTAGAGCGCCTGCCGCTGTCGAGTTATCGGCGGCCCCTTCTCGGCACGGGATTTTGTGGCGGCCTGACTACCTTTTCGACGATGCAGGTCGAGACGCTAAAGATGCTCGAACACGGCCATTGGCTGTTGGCGCTGGCCTACACCGCCACCAGCATTGTGCTCGGCTTGCTGGCCGTGCACCTGGCCACCGTTTTGGTGCGCCGGGTGCGGGTGCGCTCGTGA
- the crcB gene encoding fluoride efflux transporter CrcB gives MTTVLVWAGVALIGGIGSVSRFLVDRTVTRRLARPFPVGTLAVNISGAALLGFLGGLALSKDAALLTGTAFVGAYTTFSTWMLETQRLGEERRTWAAVANIVVSVVLGVAAALLGQWLAERL, from the coding sequence GTGACGACGGTTTTGGTCTGGGCCGGGGTCGCCCTGATCGGCGGCATCGGCTCGGTGTCGCGGTTCCTGGTGGATCGCACGGTCACCCGCCGGCTCGCGCGCCCGTTTCCGGTTGGCACGTTGGCGGTGAACATCAGCGGCGCCGCACTGCTCGGATTCCTCGGTGGGCTGGCATTGAGCAAGGACGCGGCATTGCTGACCGGCACCGCCTTCGTCGGCGCGTACACCACCTTTTCCACCTGGATGCTGGAGACTCAGCGACTCGGCGAGGAGCGGCGGACGTGGGCGGCGGTCGCCAACATCGTGGTCAGCGTCGTGCTCGGCGTCGCCGCGGCATTGCTCGGACAATGGTTGGCGGAGCGGCTATGA
- a CDS encoding DUF190 domain-containing protein: MNEPCLKLTAYFGERQRAVGDGGRFLADAMFDVFGTRGVATSVMLRGIASFGASHELRTDVSLSLSEDPAVAIAAVDVEPKIRALVDEVAALTGRGLLTLERARLVTRQRGTGALGDFDTHNGDAAKLTVYVGRQERVAGKAAYYAVCELLYRHGFAGAIAFLGVDGTAHGQRRRAHFFGRNVNVPMMIIGIGSTEQVSAAATELADVLAEPLLTVERVRLCKRDGEMFARPQQLPTTDAHGRTLWQKLMVYTAETTRHDTLPIHRALVHRLLHSGTARGATVLRGIWGFHGDHKPHGDKLFQVARRVPVTTIIVDTPESIARSFDIVDELTGRHGLVTSEMVPAVLSLDETQRLGDISLAQHDY, from the coding sequence ATGAATGAGCCCTGCCTGAAGTTGACCGCGTATTTCGGCGAGCGGCAACGCGCCGTCGGCGACGGCGGGCGGTTTCTGGCCGACGCGATGTTCGATGTGTTCGGCACCCGGGGCGTCGCGACCAGCGTGATGCTGCGCGGCATCGCCAGTTTCGGGGCGAGCCATGAGCTGCGCACCGACGTGTCGTTGAGCCTGTCCGAGGACCCAGCGGTCGCGATCGCCGCGGTCGACGTGGAGCCCAAGATCCGTGCCCTGGTGGACGAAGTGGCCGCGCTGACCGGCCGCGGGCTGCTGACTTTGGAGCGCGCGCGGCTGGTCACCCGGCAACGCGGTACCGGCGCGCTCGGCGACTTCGACACGCACAACGGCGATGCGGCAAAGCTGACGGTGTATGTAGGCCGCCAAGAGCGCGTCGCTGGAAAGGCGGCTTACTACGCGGTCTGCGAACTGCTCTATCGGCACGGATTCGCCGGTGCCATAGCGTTTCTCGGCGTCGACGGCACCGCTCACGGACAACGCCGCCGGGCGCATTTCTTCGGCCGCAATGTCAACGTCCCGATGATGATCATCGGCATCGGATCGACGGAGCAGGTTTCAGCTGCCGCAACGGAATTGGCTGACGTGTTGGCCGAACCGCTGCTGACGGTCGAACGGGTGAGGTTGTGCAAACGCGACGGCGAGATGTTCGCACGCCCACAGCAGCTGCCGACGACAGACGCCCACGGACGCACCCTGTGGCAAAAGTTGATGGTGTACACCGCCGAGACCACCCGGCACGACACACTGCCCATCCACCGGGCCCTGGTGCACCGACTGCTGCATTCGGGAACGGCCCGCGGGGCAACGGTGCTGCGCGGCATCTGGGGATTTCACGGTGATCATAAGCCGCACGGGGACAAGCTATTTCAGGTCGCACGGCGAGTCCCGGTGACAACGATCATCGTCGACACACCGGAGTCGATCGCACGCAGTTTCGACATTGTCGACGAGCTGACCGGCCGACACGGGTTGGTCACCAGCGAAATGGTCCCGGCGGTGCTGTCGTTGGACGAGACGCAGCGCCTCGGCGACATTTCCCTGGCACAGCACGACTACTGA
- a CDS encoding GNAT family N-acetyltransferase, producing MTDFEAILPRQLTDISAEVRDVAPPPIPQLPEPYGLRLADPDADAEMISEWMNRPHLAESWEYPWPPERWRRYLRAQLDSSFSRPFVASLDGVDHGYLELYRAAKDSIAARYDYDPYDLGLHVAVADLDYLSQGHVSYLLPHLLVSVFNLEPHCRRIMFDPDHRNVLARKFCERGGCIFLGEHDMSNRRMALYVLPRTPDDVPQARQS from the coding sequence ATGACAGATTTTGAAGCGATCCTGCCCCGCCAACTGACCGACATCAGCGCCGAGGTTCGGGATGTCGCGCCGCCGCCGATACCACAACTACCCGAGCCGTACGGTTTGCGTCTGGCCGATCCGGACGCCGACGCCGAGATGATCTCGGAGTGGATGAACCGACCACATCTGGCCGAATCATGGGAGTACCCCTGGCCGCCGGAGCGCTGGCGTCGTTACCTGCGTGCGCAACTCGACAGCAGCTTCTCTCGCCCCTTCGTGGCCAGCCTGGACGGGGTAGACCACGGATACCTCGAACTCTACAGGGCAGCAAAGGATTCCATTGCGGCTAGATATGACTACGATCCCTATGATTTGGGCCTACACGTCGCGGTGGCCGACTTGGATTACCTGAGCCAGGGGCACGTCAGCTACTTGCTACCGCACTTACTGGTCAGCGTCTTCAACCTTGAACCGCACTGTCGCCGAATCATGTTCGATCCCGACCACCGCAACGTCTTGGCGCGCAAGTTCTGTGAACGAGGCGGCTGCATATTTCTCGGCGAGCACGACATGTCCAACCGCCGGATGGCGCTGTATGTGTTGCCCCGTACCCCCGACGACGTGCCCCAGGCCCGACAGAGCTGA
- a CDS encoding DUF488 domain-containing protein, which translates to MSAKRRIRVERIYQDVDPDDGQRVLVDRIWPRGIRKDDPRVGIWCKDVAPSKELREWYHHQPERFDEFASRYRAELGDNAAFDELRKLTEHGVVTLVSATRELDGSHAAVLAKLLKGH; encoded by the coding sequence ATGAGCGCCAAACGGCGTATCCGGGTCGAGCGGATCTATCAAGACGTCGACCCCGACGACGGCCAGCGCGTCCTGGTCGATCGCATCTGGCCGCGGGGAATCCGCAAGGACGACCCGCGGGTGGGCATCTGGTGCAAGGACGTTGCGCCGTCGAAGGAACTCCGCGAGTGGTATCACCACCAACCGGAACGTTTCGACGAATTCGCGTCGCGCTACCGGGCAGAGCTGGGCGATAACGCAGCGTTCGACGAGCTTCGCAAGCTGACCGAGCACGGCGTCGTGACCCTGGTCAGCGCCACCCGCGAACTGGACGGAAGCCACGCGGCGGTCCTGGCGAAATTACTCAAAGGCCATTGA